The genomic segment ctagtgattttttttaaatatattttttatttatttttaaaagatacttagattacacaaaatgttacataaaaaaacataagggattcccatgtgccccactccccacacctcccatattaacaacttctttcattagtgtggtacatccattgcaattgataaacacattttggagcactgccacacagcatggattatagtttacgtggtggtttacaccctctcccactccagtctgtagattatggcaggatatataatgtcctgtatctgtatttgtaatgtcattcaggacaattccaagtgccgaaaatgcccccatattatacctctttttccttctccctttctttagcacctccagtggccactgtctccacatcaataatttaatttcttccattgctagaatcacaatagagTCTAttatagaataccaataagtccactctattccatatttcattccctaattctaaggattctgggatggtgatgcccacttgaCCTCTAACTGATAGGGGTCCTctatcccatatggctgatggtaggatctcttccttgcagttgtagaatccCTCAGtcccttggtgtggtggttgtccatcctcacctccttgttagttttcctgggtgggtccaatgaactggagaggaggtgttgcaactccactgaggctcagggcccagctggcacatggacagcccagagcttcaagtctcctggacatacctTTACccactccagcaccaactataggttcaataaaatggtcagaagaggcatgtgtagagaagtcacatctgagtccaactctgtcacttgggagcacaaagtccaaagtagggcccaatggcaaggcaccaaattctggagctatctgccatgactgtaggacttgggtgtctctggagccctAGAAGCCCCACTACTTGGGGTAATAtctagtgctttttaaaaaagaccccAGAAAGAGATTCAATACTATGGCAAAACTCAGGTTTTGTAGATATTATGTGAATTCAGCTGCTCTAAGAATGTCTTAGAAATTCTGAAGCTGCTCAGTGACCAGTATTGTTTAGGTGAGGATGAACGATGCCTTGCCTGAATTATTGCCTATCATGGATAGTAGCAGGTATAGTCTAATTCAGCTTTCTTTATTTAGCCTAATGGGTTTAGAATTTGACATCTACTATTTTACATTGGAAAAAGATGAGATTATGAGGATCACAAGGCCTGGGTTTTTTCCTCTAAATTCACTACTAATTAAGAGTCTTTTGGACAAGTCACTTGACCTCTTTCTTCGGTAAAACTGTGAATCCATAAGAAAGTGAATGATAGTGAATTTGAAAACACTTTGGAACATTAGAAGTGTCAACAAAGAGCTTCTATCCGAAAAGGTTATGATCATCATTAAAATTGACCACactgcagaagaacacacaaacaTGAGACTATGATCACAGACAGATTTACAGAAGTGATATTACATTATGGAGGAACAAAGGTCTCATAAATAAAAAGACTGTGCACCAATCAATGACTGAAGAACGAAATTCAGATTTCCACAGTAAACACAGACCTCCTCGTTGAACTTTCTCTGGGTGGTATGGAGATTATCTAACAATATGACCTAACTTAAAAGAGAGAGAACTGAATCTTGAAAAGCCAACAGACCTTTAGAGAAACTGACAAGAGAAGCATTAATATAGGCATCAAGCTCCAGATCAAATGAAAGTTTTTCAAAGATGTGAAAGTCAGAAAGAATAAATTCAGTGGAGGGATTGAGGGGAGGAGGTTCTCAGGTATCAGCCTTGATGGATGGACAATATGTGCAACTGACTGACCAACCTCTTTGGTAGGCAGCTTCGTGAAGTCAGACTAACCTTTTTAAAGGACCTGGGCTACTCTTGAGTCTAAGAGACTGAGTCACAAACAATGTTAGGCAACTAAAACAGCTTCTTGTTGAAAAGTAAACTTATTTTCAGAGGGGAAGTAGGGGGAGTGATACACATAGTAGTCGTCTACTACTGACTCTACAACCATTACATTCAGAAAAGTCCACTTAGGTGTtatacatattaaaaaacaaaagtacacCACAGCTATGGTATCTTTCTCCCTAAGCATTTCAAGAAATTGTAAGGCTGATTTCTGTAATGGTGCCTATCAGGCCAGGGTCCCAGTAATGTAGCCATATATTGTCCCATTCTCTAATGGAAAATAGCTGCAGAAATATAAATCTCAAGACTGTGAGAACATCAAAGACCTCATTGGAAAAGCTCCCACACAGGAAAATGTGTGGGCCTTAATTCTTCCATTCTGGAAGGGTGAAAGTCTGAGCTGAGGATGCTGGGATGAGATGCTAAAGTCTTCATAAAAGCAAAATAAGTGTAATAAAGTTGACACAAAGATGGCCAAATAGCCTTCACCTTATACCTAATGCaaatttgtggttttgatttgaaacATACAGAgatgtatttgcatattttagttaacaaaaagaaaagaccatGATATGTGTTCTTGATCTGGTTCTTCCTTGATTTTTTCCCTATATAAAGAACTATAAtgcttattttcaaaattttatgaagatgttttattttctctagaATATTGTATAATGTATAGGTAAGTATaatggtttttctcttttctccacaagagATTTTGATTGAGTGTTCTTGGAATGCTTTTCCTTTCCTGCAAACTACCCTCCTTCTAACACTAAATTCACATATGTACAGCTTAACCATAGAACAAAGCCCAGTTTAACATAACTGCTCCTTCTACAAAATTCTTTACTTTTACCTCTAGGGTGACAGCAATCACCTTCTATCTATGATTTTGATTATCTATATATATAGTTACCTTCCCTCTTGCATACCAGTTCTTGGTCGAAAATACAAGTGGAAAGAGAGTGGACTTTGGAGTCAAAATATTCTGGTTTCaaaatctttctttttccccttacTGGCTGAGTGGTCCAGAACAAATTACTTaactcctctgagcctcagttttctaatCTGCCAAGCAGGAACCATCACTTCATAGGTTTCTTGTGAGGCTTAAGTTAGATTGTGTGCTGGTGGCACTGTTCCTTTCACTCCCTTTCTATATGTCTGAAGGCATTACAGGTGCTAGATGAATGTCTATTTAAAAACAAGATAAGAAATGATTAAGGTAGTAAAAAGTGGAGGACTTAGAAGCAATCTGTTTAATACAGAGTCTCTTCAACTCTCTCCAGGTTATGTTAGAGGTATATATATATGCCATTTTTTAGTCAGTTGGTGCATTATATCAAGTAGGATAATTTGAACACATATCCTAAGTACCTCACCCAGTTTATTGACTCATATTTCATAACTATAATATTTACACTCATAGCAACCCAGGTGCTTTATAGGATAACTCCCTGTGTATTAAAGAGGAAAGCATAGAAAGCAGAAACTCATAGATTGGTTTACATCGTATACATAGGTCTGTTTTTGAACTAGCATCAATATCTTTGCATACAAACTgtttcctgattatttgtttgtTAAACACCATACCCTTTTGAAAAAACATAAAGAGCTTTAAACAGATACAAGCAACATGTTAAAAATAACAGCTTAAAATGTACCTCAAGCTCAATGAGCATTTTATATATTCTAATCTTAATATTCCTCTAGCTAATTGTGTGAGACGTAATCTATCACATTGTATGCATTAGCTCAGTTATTATGCAGATAAAAAAGTAAAACCATCCTGAAACAGGAAACCAATATTCTTCCTGTTTAATCAACAAAtctaaaaatttattcttttcatCTATTTACTCTTGTTCTTGTCCACAACATGCTGCTCCACATGTTCAGCATGGTTTTATGacaaagaacatttttatgaGCCAATTTTGTATCCCCACCCCCTTAGTGAAAGAGGGAGGAAAAACTGTTTCATACAGAAGGCGTTAGTTATATGAATTGGAACTGCCACCTAAGTGTGGGCTAACATAACCAACAGGGATTTCACCTTCATCCATTCAGTCAGTATATGGGGGTTTAAAGAAATTCCAAAGAGTCAtcagaagaggaaaaataaaagtaatacttTTTGCCACACAGGTAGAGCCTTTGAAAATATGTGTAATATGTAAAACATTTTGTTTGACACCCCCATAATATTTTTTCCAGAATTAACAGTATAAATTGCTTCTCTTGTTCAAGAGCTTCATATCAACCTCTCTAATCACTACTCACAGTAACCTCAACTCCTGCCACAATGTACAAGATGCAACTCGTGGCTTGCATTGCATTAAGTCTTGTACTCATCACAAACAGTGCACCTACTTCAAGCTCTACAAAGGAAACCCAGCAACAACTGGAGCAATTACTACTGGATTTAAAGATGCTGTCCAAGATGGTTAATGTAAGTATATTCCCTTTTTAACTAAAATTATTACACTTAATTTTTCTAGCTGGAGTTTGATTGTAAATAACAATGTGCTATTCTTTCTCAGAATAAGGATCTCAAACTCCCAAGGATGCtcacatttaaattttacatgCCTAAGAGGGTAAGTACAATTTTCTATGTTCCAATTATGTgttaaaattcaaagaaacatgaaattttTAACATGTTGACTTAAGAGCATCTCATCTGAAGGAAAAGAATTAGTAAATGCACTATTTTCTAAAATCCAAGTTAGTTAATAGAGTTTCTATTAAAATGGCTTGGCCTATACTGTTTAGATTTACTTGGGTGTATTTTCGGGATCAGGGGGAAagctgtaagaaaagaaaacaagaataatATTCTCTTTATTGCTGGGACAATTGTAAAAGAAGATTTTGTTGAATTCCTGCtttgtttaaaaatgcaaaactctagagatatttgaatttattattGTATCATGCAACATGTCAAAATTGAGTTCAGAGGAGCCCACTTTGAAacatcctttattgttttaggaaaGATTCCCATGAGTCTATTTTGAGGGGCAGCATAGCACAGTAATGGATAGCCACAAATTCTAGAGAAAGTTTATTTGAACCAAAATCCCAGCTCTGACATGTGCTAACTTTCATCATCTTTTTATgtgaataataattttatttactttatatagTTCTTGTGACAATTAGTGAGTAAATGTAGAGTACTcaaaacagtgtctggcacatggtaaacACCAAATAAGCCTTAGCTTTTATTAGTAGTAATTAATACAGAATTCTCACTGAGGAGTATGAAGTAAAATTTTGGACTTACACATCTCTTATGTCAATAGACCTGGAGATTTATGGTGCTATGTGATTTATTTCCAGGAGTAAAATTTCATTTGATTGCTTGGGAGGCCAGATAGTTAGATAAGCACAGCTCATTCAAGCTCCTAGAACTACAACAAAGATGTAAAGTTTCCTAGTAGTAGTGCCAGCCCGCAAGGATGGAGCAAAGCTTTGATGCTAGACAGAACGTGGCCCAGGGTGAAACCAAGTCCAGAAAACAATGGGATTTAAGGGTACAGAGATATAATCCTGTTGATTTCCTTCTATTAGACTGAGAATTTTGTTTCAAAGTACTGttttgaaagacaaaaagaaaatagcttAGAGACTCCTCCAATTTAACCAACGCTACATAACCCTTACCTCCAATCAACCTAAGAGACACTAGACTGTTTTTGGAGGAAAATAGTTCCAAGTTGAGCATGCCGAAAACTTAAGCCTGGAACTAGTAGTAGTAAGTTGAAAGGGCAGTAAATGGAAAAGTCAGGAGATGCATAATGATTAGTCCTACCTTTCTCTCTAAAAATTGTTAGAAAGATAACATGAGATTATGTGTATAATTGGGGGTGGAGGCTAGAGAATTCTTTGAAATTGAATAGTTTCTAAATGACAACTCAAATTCTATTTGAAACCAAAAGTAATGTGGTAAACTCCATTCACTTGTTCATTTTACCACCATTCCACATTTGCAAAAGATTTtagaaagtcattaaaaatttaaagagatgCTCTGTTAATGCTATAAAGTGAATTAAAATTTAATCCCGGCTCTACCTACTCATGTGGCCTTGGGGAAGGCCCCTTACTTTTGagattcagtttccttatctgcaaaatggataTAGCAATACTGTACTGCCAACCACCAAGGGTGGCTGTGACACTTAAAAGGGCTTAGTGAAACTATAATGTACCATAGAAGTACAagtattatcattattaataaaaatgcaTGGCTAGTTATCTGCAGCATCTAGATCAGGAggcctgaggaaaaaaaaaaatccttcaaataTTGGAACCTTATATTTGGTTTGgacaaataataaagaaatgcaTCTTAATGTTGTAAAAACTTAAGACACAGCTTTATGACTTGCTCCAGACTATATTGAATGTCATTATTATAGCTACCATTATCTGATCTGTAAAATGTTGGGACTGTGATAAATGGTGTCCATAGCAGTCCCTAGCAGTCtaagattttcaaaatcaaagcTTAGAATTGCAgaatgtgatttctttttttccacattCTGGCTGCTCTGGTTCTAATGATTTCTATGTAGGTTAGAAGAAATAGCCTATATATCTGTGATTTGTATTTGGGTGCAGAAATGCTGACTTTTTACAAAGGCAAACTAACATGAATGAGTTCTTAGTCATTAACAGTTAATGCTATTTATGGTTAATTGATCTCCAGTTTTTTCAGTCTTATAAGGTAAGCTATTACACTGGTCCATCTTTATAGCAATGCTGAAAACAGGGAGAAAACAGGTTTCTAAAATCTATTGTAGATTAATTTCTGATTCTGATCTTCATTTGAGGGTAAATTGAGATGATAAATATTATCATTATTCTAGGTCACAGAGTTGAAACATCTTCAGTGTCTAGTAGAAGAACTCAAACCTTTGGAGAATGTGCTAAATTTAGCTCAAAGCCAAATGTCTCAACTGGAACATAATGGGGACTTAATCAG from the Dasypus novemcinctus isolate mDasNov1 chromosome 1, mDasNov1.1.hap2, whole genome shotgun sequence genome contains:
- the IL2 gene encoding interleukin-2 precursor, whose product is MYKMQLVACIALSLVLITNSAPTSSSTKETQQQLEQLLLDLKMLSKMVNNKDLKLPRMLTFKFYMPKRVTELKHLQCLVEELKPLENVLNLAQSQMSQLEHNGDLISNINITVLELKGSETTFMCDYDDEAATIVEFLNKWIIFCQSIISKRLDN